Proteins encoded within one genomic window of Nonomuraea gerenzanensis:
- a CDS encoding universal stress protein — protein sequence MTHIVLGYDGSDFSMQALDWALDEAELRKLPLLVAHAWQWPYGEADEEAKSHLRKAAEHVMWHGADCARQSSAGVRVETDLYEGPAAGRLVELSHGAALIVVGSRGLSALPRAVVGSVAGYVAAHAACPVIVVRGAGPLPATAKPGPVVVPEREPEAPVLRFAFQEAAMRRLALAAHADLTAWAAGHPGVRIQPIAGHPAAGLMVVGRESAARGGAAGQLLQHAPCPVAVVGTVS from the coding sequence ATGACCCACATCGTGCTCGGCTACGACGGCTCGGACTTCTCCATGCAGGCCCTGGACTGGGCGCTGGACGAGGCGGAGCTGAGGAAGCTGCCCCTGCTCGTCGCGCACGCCTGGCAGTGGCCCTACGGCGAGGCGGACGAGGAGGCCAAGTCCCACCTGCGCAAGGCCGCCGAGCACGTGATGTGGCACGGGGCCGACTGCGCCCGGCAGAGCAGCGCGGGCGTGCGCGTCGAGACGGATCTGTACGAGGGCCCCGCGGCCGGACGCCTGGTCGAGCTCTCCCACGGGGCCGCGCTGATCGTGGTCGGCTCCCGGGGGCTCAGCGCGCTGCCGAGAGCGGTCGTCGGCTCGGTGGCCGGGTACGTCGCCGCCCACGCCGCCTGCCCCGTCATCGTCGTCCGCGGGGCGGGACCGCTGCCCGCCACCGCGAAGCCCGGCCCGGTCGTCGTGCCGGAGAGGGAGCCGGAGGCCCCCGTCCTGCGGTTCGCGTTCCAGGAGGCGGCCATGCGCCGGCTCGCCCTCGCCGCGCACGCGGACCTCACCGCCTGGGCGGCCGGCCATCCGGGGGTACGGATCCAGCCGATAGCCGGCCACCCCGCCGCCGGCCTCATGGTCGTCGGCCGTGAGAGCGCCGCCCGGGGCGGTGCGGCCGGTCAGCTGCTGCAGCACGCTCCCTGCCCGGTGGCGGTGGTGGGCACCGTCAGCTGA
- a CDS encoding flavin reductase family protein, with protein MTSSFAERFKAGFRRHAAGVAIVAASTESGPVGATVSSVTSVSASPPMLSFSMSRSGRSGPRLVESSQLVVHVLAASQAKVAAAFADRSAPRFTAEQGWTLRKGRPPVLDGAVAAFYGRAVRVLPAGEAWLVLVEVDDVSLGEGAAPLLHHDRRFWSLGEALGPSAATAPSTHRV; from the coding sequence GTGACCAGCTCTTTCGCCGAGCGTTTCAAGGCGGGGTTCCGGCGGCACGCCGCCGGGGTCGCGATCGTCGCCGCCTCGACGGAGAGCGGGCCCGTCGGGGCGACCGTCTCCAGCGTGACGTCGGTCAGCGCGAGCCCGCCGATGTTGTCCTTCTCGATGTCCCGCTCGGGCAGGTCGGGCCCGAGGCTGGTCGAGAGCTCGCAGCTGGTGGTCCACGTGCTGGCGGCGTCGCAGGCGAAGGTGGCGGCGGCCTTCGCCGACCGGTCGGCGCCGCGCTTCACCGCCGAGCAGGGCTGGACCCTGCGGAAGGGCCGGCCGCCGGTGCTCGACGGCGCCGTGGCCGCCTTCTACGGGCGGGCCGTGCGGGTGCTGCCGGCCGGGGAGGCGTGGCTGGTGCTGGTCGAGGTCGACGACGTCAGCCTCGGCGAGGGCGCCGCACCTCTCCTGCACCACGACCGCCGTTTCTGGTCGCTCGGCGAGGCGCTGGGCCCCTCCGCCGCCACCGCCCCTTCGACTCACCGCGTGTAA
- a CDS encoding DUF4342 domain-containing protein, translated as MTVAKRDVKVRGTELAGKVRRLLHEGNVRRIIVKDSHGRTVMEVPVTVGAVALVAAPFLTAAATLAAVATERTIRIERKVEDVTEVEDSVDITAVQNDEDNDEDNDEDKVPAA; from the coding sequence ATGACCGTCGCCAAGAGAGACGTCAAGGTCCGTGGCACCGAGCTCGCCGGCAAGGTCAGGCGGCTCCTGCACGAGGGCAACGTCCGCCGGATCATCGTCAAGGACTCGCACGGGCGTACCGTGATGGAGGTCCCGGTGACGGTGGGGGCGGTGGCGCTCGTCGCCGCCCCGTTCCTCACCGCGGCCGCCACGCTGGCCGCCGTCGCCACGGAGCGGACCATCCGGATCGAGCGGAAGGTCGAGGACGTGACCGAGGTGGAGGACTCCGTGGACATCACCGCGGTTCAGAACGACGAGGACAACGACGAGGACAACGACGAGGACAAGGTCCCTGCGGCCTGA
- a CDS encoding universal stress protein, whose product MIVAGVDGSIPSRAAVDWAAADALRMHEPLLLVHALDRSPYQISKFPDAGHSDSVLRAGQRALNEAVALVHERQPSVEVTTQVVEGTPAPVLCDQGRTAAELVIGSRGHGALTGVLLGSVSTHVAGQAACPVVVVRGDRRPRHGQVVVGVDDSPASRPALAYAFAQASLRGSGLLAVHDRQRGVIELLETCKKEYPQVTVIEQLGGAHPAETLAEMSERADLLVVGSHGRGAVGSALAGSVSRDVLHRARCAVAVVRGT is encoded by the coding sequence ATGATCGTCGCAGGAGTCGACGGGTCCATCCCCTCGCGGGCCGCGGTCGATTGGGCCGCCGCCGACGCTCTTCGCATGCACGAGCCGCTGCTGCTCGTCCACGCGCTGGATCGGTCCCCGTACCAGATCTCGAAATTTCCGGACGCCGGCCATTCTGACAGCGTGCTGCGCGCAGGCCAGCGGGCCCTCAACGAGGCGGTGGCGCTCGTCCACGAGCGCCAGCCGAGCGTCGAGGTGACGACCCAGGTGGTGGAGGGGACACCCGCGCCGGTCCTGTGCGATCAGGGGCGCACCGCCGCCGAGCTGGTCATCGGCAGCCGGGGGCACGGGGCGCTCACGGGCGTCCTGCTCGGCTCGGTCAGCACGCACGTCGCCGGGCAGGCTGCCTGCCCCGTCGTCGTGGTCCGCGGTGACCGGCGGCCCAGGCACGGGCAGGTCGTGGTGGGCGTGGACGACTCGCCCGCCTCCCGGCCCGCGCTCGCCTACGCCTTCGCGCAGGCGTCCCTGCGGGGGAGCGGCCTGCTGGCCGTGCACGACCGGCAGCGTGGCGTCATCGAGCTGCTGGAGACGTGCAAGAAGGAGTACCCGCAGGTCACGGTCATCGAGCAGCTGGGCGGTGCCCACCCGGCGGAGACGCTCGCCGAGATGTCGGAGCGGGCCGACCTGCTGGTGGTGGGCTCGCACGGGCGCGGCGCGGTGGGCTCCGCGCTCGCCGGGTCGGTCAGCCGGGATGTCCTGCACCGGGCGCGCTGCGCGGTGGCCGTCGTGCGCGGGACCTGA
- a CDS encoding wax ester/triacylglycerol synthase domain-containing protein: protein MNGSRHPRVDRASPSDLALLAMGTNTSLPQRAGAVLVLDPGPAFDVAAATALLADWARSVPRLRQRLTRVPFGCGRPVWVDDPRFDLHLHVRERRCPAPGDERALLDVAAAVLTGPLPPSRWTAVFVTGLSDGAVALIVALDHVLADGIGGLALLAGLAGRPSHAPRRFPQPPPSLSRLAAEALAGRVHALGRTRACWRDARKAMAAAGGMRPEPVAPCSLLRPTGPRRTFAVVRTELAAVRAAAHRHGCTVNDALLAAVTGALRRTLERRGEKVAELSVSVPVSARRSTTAGDLGNRFGVLIAALPVTGPAGRRMRIIGSLLAERKAAAAQASAAGLFGPLFRVLAAVRLYGRYLRRQRRIHTLVSNVRGPDHLLAFAGAAIRRVIPVAVAENGNVTVSFEILSYAGTLTITLIADPEGVPDLDDLVADLREELAMVTAGEPARGTATSHGRTAADPRTKGTARAGPR from the coding sequence ATGAACGGCTCCCGCCACCCGCGCGTGGACCGCGCCAGCCCTTCGGACCTGGCCCTGCTGGCCATGGGCACGAACACCTCGCTGCCGCAGCGGGCGGGCGCCGTCCTGGTGCTGGATCCGGGACCGGCGTTCGACGTGGCGGCGGCCACGGCGCTGCTGGCGGACTGGGCCCGGTCCGTGCCGCGGCTGAGGCAGCGGCTGACGCGCGTGCCCTTCGGCTGCGGCCGTCCTGTGTGGGTGGACGATCCGCGCTTCGACCTCCACCTGCACGTACGGGAGCGCCGGTGCCCCGCCCCCGGTGACGAACGGGCGCTGCTGGACGTGGCCGCCGCCGTGCTGACCGGCCCGTTACCGCCCTCCCGGTGGACCGCGGTGTTCGTCACGGGGCTGAGCGACGGAGCCGTGGCCCTGATCGTCGCCCTCGACCACGTGCTCGCCGACGGGATCGGCGGGCTGGCCCTGCTCGCCGGGCTCGCCGGCCGGCCGTCCCATGCCCCTCGAAGGTTCCCGCAGCCCCCGCCGTCCCTGAGCCGCCTGGCCGCCGAGGCCCTCGCCGGACGGGTCCATGCGCTCGGCCGCACGCGCGCCTGCTGGCGGGACGCCAGGAAGGCGATGGCCGCGGCCGGCGGGATGCGGCCCGAGCCCGTCGCTCCCTGCTCGCTGCTGCGGCCGACCGGCCCCCGCCGCACGTTCGCCGTCGTGCGGACGGAGCTGGCCGCCGTGCGCGCCGCCGCCCACCGTCACGGCTGCACCGTCAACGACGCCCTGCTGGCGGCGGTCACCGGCGCCCTGCGCAGGACGCTGGAACGGCGCGGCGAGAAGGTGGCGGAGCTGTCGGTCTCGGTGCCGGTCTCGGCCCGCCGCAGCACCACCGCCGGTGACCTCGGCAACCGCTTCGGCGTGCTGATCGCCGCCCTGCCCGTCACCGGCCCTGCCGGGCGGCGGATGCGGATCATCGGCTCCTTGCTGGCGGAGCGCAAGGCAGCCGCCGCGCAGGCCTCCGCGGCGGGCCTGTTCGGCCCGCTGTTCCGGGTGCTGGCCGCAGTCCGGCTCTACGGCCGGTACCTGCGCCGCCAGCGCCGCATCCACACCCTGGTCAGCAACGTACGCGGCCCCGACCATCTGCTGGCCTTCGCGGGGGCCGCCATCCGCCGGGTGATCCCCGTGGCGGTCGCCGAGAACGGCAACGTGACGGTGAGCTTCGAGATCCTCTCCTACGCGGGCACGCTCACCATCACCCTCATCGCCGACCCTGAAGGCGTTCCCGACCTGGACGACCTGGTGGCCGACCTGCGCGAGGAGCTCGCCATGGTCACGGCAGGGGAGCCGGCGCGCGGCACCGCCACCAGCCACGGGCGAACGGCGGCGGACCCGAGGACCAAAGGCACTGCCCGCGCCGGTCCCCGGTGA
- a CDS encoding alpha/beta fold hydrolase, whose product MRAPPARLPAAQGTARRRAAAPDPAYTGELAARGPNRLLLHRFVERVTGPPVILMGNSMGGMISLLEAAAHPEAVAGLVLLDAAAPFVPALPDPAVAALFTAYALPWAGRIARARRSAMPAETLVGLMLRLCCVDPARVPPEVVAEHVRMARHRGERDAAGEDLVRAARSVLRTAAGPAYRAAVGAVRAPALLVHGQRDRLVPVAASGALARRHPTWPLEVLLGVGHLPQLEAPHETAEAVLRWLRATRHATSAAAHPLADHA is encoded by the coding sequence CTGCGTGCACCGCCCGCCCGTCTCCCGGCTGCGCAGGGGACAGCTCGTCGTCGGGCTGCTGCACCCGACCCCGCCTACACCGGGGAGCTGGCGGCACGGGGCCCCAACCGGCTGCTGCTGCACCGGTTCGTCGAGCGGGTCACCGGTCCGCCGGTCATTCTCATGGGCAACTCGATGGGCGGCATGATCTCGTTGCTGGAGGCGGCGGCACATCCCGAGGCGGTGGCGGGCCTGGTGCTGCTCGACGCGGCGGCCCCCTTCGTGCCCGCGCTGCCCGATCCGGCGGTCGCCGCCCTGTTCACGGCCTACGCCCTGCCCTGGGCCGGCCGGATCGCGCGGGCCCGCCGCAGTGCGATGCCGGCCGAGACCCTGGTCGGGCTCATGCTGAGACTGTGCTGCGTGGATCCGGCGCGGGTGCCGCCCGAGGTCGTCGCCGAGCACGTCCGCATGGCCCGGCACCGGGGCGAGAGGGACGCCGCCGGTGAAGACCTGGTGCGGGCCGCACGGTCCGTCCTGCGGACCGCGGCCGGACCGGCGTACCGGGCGGCGGTCGGCGCCGTCCGCGCGCCCGCGCTGCTCGTGCACGGGCAGCGCGACCGGCTGGTGCCCGTCGCGGCCTCCGGCGCGCTGGCCCGGCGGCACCCCACTTGGCCCCTTGAGGTGCTGCTCGGCGTGGGGCACCTCCCTCAGCTGGAGGCGCCGCACGAGACGGCCGAGGCCGTCCTGCGCTGGCTCCGCGCGACCCGCCACGCCACGTCGGCCGCCGCGCACCCGCTCGCCGACCACGCGTGA
- the sodN gene encoding superoxide dismutase, Ni, with amino-acid sequence MRLFAPTLTVSAHCDLPCGVYDPAQARIEAESVKAIIAKAEASDDPDFRTRAIVIKEQRSELVKHHLWVLWTDYFKQPHFEKYPQLHTLFNEATKLAGAAGTKGTLDAEVADRLLAKIDEISKIFWETKNA; translated from the coding sequence ATGCGCCTCTTCGCGCCCACCTTGACGGTCTCCGCGCACTGTGACCTGCCCTGCGGCGTCTACGACCCCGCGCAGGCGCGCATCGAGGCCGAGTCGGTCAAGGCCATCATCGCCAAGGCCGAGGCCAGCGACGATCCCGACTTCCGCACCCGCGCCATCGTGATCAAGGAGCAGCGCTCCGAGCTGGTCAAGCATCACCTGTGGGTGTTGTGGACCGACTACTTCAAGCAGCCGCACTTCGAGAAGTACCCGCAGCTGCACACCCTGTTCAACGAGGCGACCAAGCTCGCCGGCGCCGCCGGGACCAAGGGCACGCTCGACGCCGAGGTCGCCGACCGGTTGCTGGCCAAGATCGACGAGATCTCGAAGATCTTCTGGGAGACCAAGAACGCCTGA
- a CDS encoding DUF1918 domain-containing protein — protein sequence MKATIGDRLVLECADSAAGRREGLVVRVEHADGSPPYLVRWLDTGRESLVFPGRDARVVAGVR from the coding sequence ATGAAGGCGACCATCGGCGATCGGCTGGTCTTGGAGTGCGCGGACAGTGCCGCCGGGCGAAGGGAGGGCCTCGTCGTGCGCGTGGAGCACGCCGACGGCTCGCCGCCGTACCTGGTGCGCTGGCTGGACACCGGGCGGGAGTCCCTCGTCTTCCCCGGGCGCGACGCCCGCGTCGTGGCGGGCGTGCGATGA
- a CDS encoding 4Fe-4S dicluster domain-containing protein, producing MSTFDMSTFDEVEQGLEESTALFEARRCLSCGNCFECDNCYGVCPDNAVLKLGPGLRYEIDLDFCKGCGLCVAECPAGAIELVPEIS from the coding sequence ATGAGCACCTTCGACATGAGCACCTTCGACGAGGTGGAGCAGGGCCTGGAGGAGTCGACGGCGCTGTTCGAGGCGCGCCGCTGCCTGTCGTGCGGCAACTGCTTCGAGTGCGACAACTGCTACGGCGTCTGCCCCGACAACGCCGTGCTCAAGCTCGGGCCCGGGCTGCGGTACGAGATCGACCTGGACTTCTGCAAGGGCTGCGGGCTGTGCGTGGCGGAGTGCCCGGCGGGGGCCATCGAGCTGGTCCCCGAGATCAGCTGA
- the soxR gene encoding redox-sensitive transcriptional activator SoxR: MGATPPAPGGEELLTIGEVGRRSGVAVSALRFYEDQGLLTSIRTAGNQRRYPRHVLRRVSLISAAKRFGLPLSDVRTALAALPSDGAPTAEDWKRASRVWKELLEERRRALDRLIHEINGCIGCGCLSMKACSLLNPGDVLAETGPGPRRL, translated from the coding sequence GTGGGAGCGACGCCACCGGCACCGGGCGGAGAGGAGCTGCTGACGATCGGCGAGGTCGGCCGGCGCAGCGGGGTCGCCGTGTCGGCGTTGCGCTTCTACGAGGACCAGGGGCTGCTCACCTCGATCCGCACCGCGGGCAACCAGCGCCGCTACCCCCGCCACGTGCTGCGGCGGGTCTCCCTCATCAGCGCGGCCAAGCGTTTCGGGCTGCCTCTGTCGGACGTCAGGACGGCGCTGGCCGCGCTGCCGTCCGACGGCGCGCCGACCGCCGAGGACTGGAAGCGGGCCTCGCGCGTCTGGAAGGAGCTCCTGGAGGAGCGCCGCCGGGCCCTGGACCGGCTGATCCACGAGATCAACGGCTGCATCGGCTGCGGCTGCCTGTCGATGAAGGCGTGCTCGTTGCTGAACCCGGGCGACGTGCTCGCCGAGACCGGCCCGGGTCCGCGCAGGCTCTAG
- a CDS encoding peroxidase family protein has protein sequence MERHQRTEYYIVNEGVYYYDQGKPICEIPSTRDEMRRFRFSRLFPRNLSATDRSVPEVSPELAAKLADAMTLPPAEQSIPDQPDSDIPAGYTYVGQFVDHDLTADRTRVSLGTQINIEDLLQGRSPALDLDCLYGLGPDHPDSAMFYQRDRARLLMGRTSAVPGLDAQDGFDLPRLPFLTALPGTALIPDHRNDENLAVAQVHLAFIRFHNKVIADLGEVGTPSVTLFEKARELVVKHYQWMLRHDFLPRIVKRSIVDDVFTNGRRFFEAPGYIKPGDTPTMPVEFSVAAFRLGHSMIRGGYEWNAFFNFRGARPPEGKRIGPGSLELLFDFSGTSGSRIGPLTSTNPLPSNWIADFRRLFRLTDVPGGDPGLAAPADGFNVAKRIDTRLVEPLRELPEGAIGAPPGESVEPIARNLAFRNFMRAGMVSLASGQQAAKFLQVPQLADKDILDGNGAGANFRTLSAEEQDVLVKNTPLWLYVLREAELHGGILDEVGGRIVAEVFHRAMEGSRYSIVTDPSFRPTLGPEPGSFGMPHLLLYAFEGRADRLAPAQ, from the coding sequence ATGGAACGTCACCAGCGCACCGAGTACTACATCGTGAACGAGGGGGTGTATTACTACGACCAGGGCAAGCCCATCTGCGAGATTCCGTCCACCCGGGACGAGATGAGGCGCTTCCGCTTCTCCCGCCTGTTTCCGCGCAACCTCTCGGCGACCGATCGCAGCGTGCCCGAGGTGTCACCGGAGCTCGCGGCGAAACTCGCGGACGCGATGACCCTGCCGCCCGCCGAACAGAGCATCCCCGACCAGCCCGACAGCGATATCCCTGCCGGTTACACCTACGTGGGCCAGTTCGTGGACCACGACCTGACCGCCGACCGTACCCGGGTGTCACTGGGCACGCAGATCAACATCGAGGATCTCCTGCAGGGCCGTTCCCCGGCGCTCGATCTGGACTGCCTCTACGGGCTCGGCCCCGACCACCCCGACAGCGCCATGTTCTACCAGCGGGACCGGGCACGGTTGCTCATGGGCAGGACGTCGGCCGTGCCGGGCCTGGACGCGCAGGACGGCTTCGACCTGCCTCGCCTGCCGTTCCTGACCGCACTGCCGGGCACCGCGCTCATCCCGGACCACCGCAACGACGAGAACCTCGCGGTCGCGCAGGTGCACCTGGCCTTCATCCGCTTCCACAACAAGGTCATCGCCGATCTCGGCGAGGTGGGCACGCCCAGCGTCACGCTCTTCGAGAAGGCGCGCGAACTGGTGGTGAAGCACTACCAGTGGATGTTGCGCCACGACTTCCTGCCGAGGATCGTCAAGCGCTCGATCGTCGACGACGTCTTCACCAACGGCCGCCGGTTCTTCGAGGCGCCCGGCTACATCAAGCCCGGCGACACGCCCACCATGCCCGTGGAGTTCTCGGTGGCGGCCTTCCGCCTGGGGCACAGCATGATCAGAGGCGGGTACGAGTGGAACGCGTTCTTCAACTTCAGGGGTGCCCGCCCGCCCGAGGGCAAGCGCATAGGGCCGGGAAGCCTGGAGCTCCTGTTCGACTTCTCCGGTACCAGCGGCTCCCGCATCGGGCCGCTCACCTCGACCAACCCGCTTCCGTCCAACTGGATCGCCGACTTCCGCCGGCTGTTCAGGCTCACTGACGTGCCCGGCGGCGACCCCGGACTGGCAGCGCCCGCCGACGGGTTCAACGTCGCCAAGCGCATCGACACCCGGCTCGTCGAGCCGCTCAGGGAGCTGCCGGAAGGCGCCATCGGCGCGCCTCCGGGCGAGAGCGTCGAGCCCATCGCCCGCAACCTGGCCTTCCGCAACTTCATGCGGGCCGGCATGGTCAGCCTGGCGAGCGGCCAGCAGGCGGCGAAGTTCCTGCAGGTGCCCCAGCTGGCGGACAAGGACATCCTGGACGGGAACGGCGCCGGCGCGAACTTCCGCACGCTCTCGGCCGAGGAGCAGGACGTCCTGGTCAAGAACACCCCGCTGTGGCTCTACGTCCTGCGTGAGGCGGAGCTCCATGGAGGCATCCTGGACGAGGTCGGCGGCCGGATCGTGGCCGAGGTGTTCCACCGCGCCATGGAGGGCAGCCGCTACTCCATCGTCACGGACCCGTCCTTCAGACCCACCCTGGGCCCCGAGCCCGGCTCCTTCGGCATGCCGCACCTCCTGCTGTACGCCTTCGAGGGCAGAGCAGACCGGCTGGCACCGGCGCAGTAG
- a CDS encoding universal stress protein, protein MPTSIVVGFDGSRTAWSALDWAAADAGRRRLPLRIVHVREPWCAEHPLDATTQDDTLTARCERLLAEAAQRARDSAPEASVSTALVTGAVTERLRTESETADTVVVGSRGLGGFAGLVLGSVGLGLAGCAGCPVVVVRRLPRAPSGEIVVGYDGSPAADQALEYAAEQAAARRGRLHVLHGLRRPPAAPHPAGFGPVPMDDGDGIEQRLAEWHARSPGAELTVTMSFDHPIAALAAASRTADLVVVGAVGLSGVSCTRLGSVGHSVLHRAHCPVAVVSAPTTPA, encoded by the coding sequence ATGCCCACCTCGATCGTCGTCGGGTTCGACGGCTCCCGGACGGCCTGGTCGGCGCTCGACTGGGCGGCCGCGGACGCCGGCCGCAGAAGGCTGCCGCTGCGGATCGTGCACGTCCGCGAGCCCTGGTGCGCGGAGCATCCCCTGGACGCCACCACACAGGACGACACCTTGACCGCGCGCTGCGAGCGGCTGCTCGCCGAGGCGGCGCAGCGGGCCCGCGACTCGGCGCCGGAGGCGTCGGTCTCGACGGCCCTGGTGACGGGGGCGGTGACCGAACGGCTGCGCACCGAGTCGGAGACGGCGGACACCGTGGTGGTGGGCAGCAGAGGGCTGGGCGGGTTCGCCGGGCTGGTGCTGGGCTCGGTCGGGCTGGGCTTGGCAGGGTGCGCCGGGTGCCCGGTGGTCGTGGTCAGGCGCCTGCCCCGCGCGCCCAGCGGCGAGATCGTGGTGGGCTACGACGGCTCACCCGCGGCTGACCAGGCACTGGAGTACGCGGCGGAGCAGGCCGCCGCCCGCCGGGGCCGCCTGCACGTCCTGCACGGCCTGCGCCGCCCGCCCGCCGCGCCGCATCCCGCCGGCTTCGGGCCGGTGCCCATGGATGACGGCGACGGCATCGAGCAGCGGCTGGCCGAGTGGCACGCAAGGAGTCCCGGTGCCGAGCTGACCGTGACGATGAGCTTCGATCACCCCATCGCGGCGCTGGCGGCGGCCTCCCGCACCGCCGACCTCGTCGTCGTGGGCGCGGTGGGGCTCAGCGGCGTGTCGTGCACGCGGCTGGGCTCGGTCGGTCACAGCGTCCTGCACCGGGCACACTGCCCGGTCGCCGTGGTCAGCGCGCCGACGACACCGGCCTAG
- a CDS encoding GNAT family N-acetyltransferase — protein MQIRPFAQHDLARLVELTIETFRPFYEDHFRPVVGEVVFANQHGAWRDDYREQVAGLHDPAAHKYVAVAESGHAIAGYVAWSVDPARRNGVISHLAVVVDHRRHGTGAALCEHAFADMRALGAEVVEIGTGGDPFHAPARALYEKLGCTAVPVTYYYRQL, from the coding sequence ATGCAGATTCGCCCGTTCGCCCAGCACGATCTCGCCCGGCTCGTCGAGCTGACGATCGAGACGTTCCGGCCGTTCTACGAGGATCACTTCCGCCCCGTGGTCGGCGAGGTGGTCTTCGCCAACCAGCACGGCGCCTGGCGCGACGACTACCGCGAGCAGGTCGCCGGGCTGCACGACCCGGCCGCGCACAAGTACGTCGCGGTCGCCGAGTCGGGCCACGCCATCGCCGGCTACGTCGCCTGGAGCGTCGACCCGGCACGCAGGAACGGCGTCATCTCGCACCTCGCCGTGGTGGTGGACCACCGCCGCCACGGCACCGGCGCGGCGCTGTGCGAGCACGCCTTCGCGGACATGCGAGCCCTCGGGGCCGAAGTCGTCGAGATCGGCACCGGAGGCGACCCCTTCCACGCACCCGCCAGGGCCCTGTACGAGAAGCTCGGCTGCACGGCGGTGCCGGTCACCTACTACTACCGGCAGCTCTGA
- a CDS encoding cytochrome P450 — MATPAAPNVPFLDVLDPAFDFEAPEVYAAQAESWYADSPFGLLVLRYEEASDLLRDRRLNHDGRRYMETHGITEGPIYDWFVPMIVNHEGEEHRRLRGLMNKAFTARRMARLRPFIREQAEQLTDGLDDGGTHDFVADFGIRLPLAVMCRLLGVRPEDYGHFGTWTADLGLVFGLSGGEDIVARLENAVVGLNDYADYLIDDKIARPSDDLSSDLVAAYQSGDGQVSRDELRNLLVTLVFAAHDTTRHQLANAMVVFSQHPGQWTLLSRQPDLATRAVEEVMRWQPSTGTIYRFAAEDFDYKGLAIERGRYLTMCVKAAQRDPRAYKNADRFDITAVRDVSPLQFGAGPHHCLGAALARVEVSEALSVLATRLGPPSVVEPVTWPGPLGIQGPEVLLLRFG, encoded by the coding sequence GTGGCGACACCCGCAGCCCCGAACGTCCCGTTCCTCGACGTCCTGGACCCCGCGTTCGACTTCGAGGCCCCGGAGGTCTACGCAGCGCAGGCGGAGAGCTGGTACGCCGACAGCCCCTTCGGCCTGCTCGTGCTCCGCTACGAAGAGGCCAGCGACCTGCTGCGCGACCGCAGGCTGAACCACGACGGCCGGCGCTACATGGAGACGCACGGCATCACCGAAGGCCCGATCTACGACTGGTTCGTGCCGATGATCGTCAACCACGAGGGCGAGGAGCACCGCCGGTTGCGCGGCCTGATGAACAAGGCGTTCACCGCCCGCCGGATGGCCCGGCTGCGGCCGTTCATCAGGGAGCAGGCCGAGCAGCTCACCGACGGCCTGGACGACGGCGGCACGCACGACTTCGTCGCCGACTTCGGCATCCGGCTGCCGCTGGCGGTCATGTGCCGGCTGCTCGGCGTGCGGCCCGAGGACTACGGCCACTTCGGCACCTGGACGGCCGACCTTGGCCTGGTCTTCGGCCTGTCGGGCGGCGAGGACATCGTGGCCCGGCTGGAGAACGCGGTCGTCGGCCTGAACGACTACGCCGACTACCTGATCGACGACAAGATCGCCCGGCCGTCCGACGACCTCAGCTCCGACCTGGTCGCGGCCTACCAGTCCGGCGACGGCCAGGTCAGCCGGGACGAGCTGCGCAACCTCCTGGTCACCCTCGTGTTCGCCGCCCACGACACGACCCGCCACCAGCTCGCCAACGCCATGGTGGTCTTCTCGCAGCACCCCGGGCAGTGGACGCTCCTCAGCCGGCAGCCGGACCTGGCGACCCGGGCCGTGGAGGAGGTGATGCGCTGGCAGCCCTCGACGGGCACCATCTACCGCTTCGCCGCCGAGGACTTCGACTACAAGGGGCTCGCGATCGAGCGGGGGAGGTACCTCACCATGTGCGTGAAGGCCGCGCAGCGCGATCCCCGGGCGTACAAGAACGCCGATCGGTTCGACATCACCGCGGTCCGGGACGTGTCGCCGCTGCAGTTCGGCGCGGGGCCGCACCACTGCCTGGGGGCCGCCCTGGCGCGCGTCGAGGTCAGCGAGGCGCTGTCCGTGCTCGCGACGCGGCTGGGCCCGCCGTCCGTGGTGGAGCCGGTGACCTGGCCGGGGCCGCTCGGGATCCAGGGCCCGGAGGTGCTGCTGCTGCGCTTCGGCTGA
- a CDS encoding STAS domain-containing protein encodes MNALARIQTRGLWTIVAITGVLDDSRVTALRTWLNEAVAAHRAVAVDLSGGRLTGTRWMAVLLEAERRARACRHAFAVVSPKAEAARLCLPVLARGGRLVLCQSLAELPPLSR; translated from the coding sequence ATGAATGCGCTCGCCCGGATTCAGACGCGGGGTCTGTGGACCATCGTGGCCATCACCGGGGTCCTGGACGACAGCCGTGTCACCGCACTGCGCACCTGGCTCAACGAGGCCGTCGCCGCGCATCGGGCCGTCGCCGTCGATCTGAGCGGCGGCCGGTTGACGGGCACCCGCTGGATGGCCGTCCTTCTGGAGGCTGAGCGCCGGGCGCGCGCATGCCGTCACGCGTTCGCCGTCGTCAGCCCGAAAGCCGAGGCCGCCCGCCTGTGTCTGCCGGTGCTGGCCCGGGGCGGGCGGCTCGTGCTGTGCCAGTCCCTGGCCGAGCTTCCCCCGCTGAGCCGGTGA